One part of the Vidua macroura isolate BioBank_ID:100142 chromosome 14, ASM2450914v1, whole genome shotgun sequence genome encodes these proteins:
- the SLITRK2 gene encoding SLIT and NTRK-like protein 2: MLKGVWLLSLLTVAGISWTESRKPAKDICSKSRCPCEEKENVLNINCENKGFTTVSLLLPPPSKIYQLFLNGNALTRLFPNEFVNYSNAVTLHLGNNDMQEIRTGAFSGLRTLKRLHLNNNKLEVLKEDTFLGLESLEYLQADYNYISAIEAGAFSKLNKLKVLILNDNLLLSLPSNVFRFVLLTHLDLRGNRLKMMPFAGVLEHIGGIMEIQLEENPWNCTCDLLPLKAWLDTITVFVGEIVCETPFRLHGKDVTQLTRQDLCPRKSSSDPSQREKHPVLSDPHISRLSPTANSAINPTRAPKASRPPKTRNRPTPRVSVSKDRQIFGPIMVYQTKSPVPITCPAGCICTSQSSDNGLNVNCQEKKISNISDLHPRPTSPKKLYLTSNYLQVIYRTDLTEYSSLDLLHLGNNRIAVIQEGAFTNLTSLRRLYLNGNYLEVLYRSMFEGLHSLQYLYLEYNVIKEILPRTFDALSNLHLLFLNNNLLRSLPDNVFGGTSLTRLNLRNNHFSHLPVRGVLDQLSALIQIDLQENPWDCTCDILGLRNWIEKVTDQNNQQSNPPVVINEVICESPTKHSGEHLKFLSKEAICPENPNLSDSSVLSMNQNTDTPHLGVSPSSYPELHTEVPLSVLILGLLVVFILSVCFGAGLFVFVLKRRKGVQSMPSSANNVDISSFQLQYGSYNTETHDKTEGHVYNYIPPPVGQMCQNPIYMQKEGDPVAYYRNLHEFSYSSLDHKKEDPTSLAFTISAAELLEKQSSPREPELLYQNIAERVKELPTGGLVHYNFCTLPKRQFAPSYESRRQNQDRINKTVLYGTPRKYFAEQSKPEHPLLQGKLQTEPDYLEVLEKQTAISQL; encoded by the coding sequence ATGCTGAAGGGTGTTTGGTTGCTCAGTTTGTTAACAGTGGCTGGGATCTCGTGGACAGAGAGTCGCAAACCTGCCAAAGACATTTGCAGCAAGAGCCGCTGCCCTTGCGAGGAGAAGGAGAACGTGCTGAACATTAATTGTGAAAACAAGGGATTTACAACTGTCAGCCTCCTCCTGCCGCCCCCGTCCAAGATCTACCAGCTGTTTCTCAATGGGAACGCACTGACCCGCCTGTTCCCCAATGAGTTTGTCAACTATTCCAACGCCGTGACCCTGCACCTGGGCAACAACGACATGCAGGAGATCCGCACAGGGGCCTTCAGCGGCCTCCGCACCCTCAAGAGGCTGCACCTCAACAACAACAAGCTGGAAGTGCTGAAGGAAGACACTTTCCTGGGCTTGGAGAGTCTGGAGTACCTGCAGGCTGATTACAATTACATCAGTGCCATTGAAGCAGGGGCGTTCAGCAAGCTGAACAAGCTCAAGGTGCTGATCCTCAATGACaacctcctgctgtccctgcccagcaaTGTCTTCCGCTTTGTGCTCCTCACTCACCTGGACCTGCGGGGGAACCGGCTGAAGATGATGCCTTTTGCTGGtgtgctggagcacattggAGGCATCATGGAAATCCAGCTGGAGGAAAACCCTTGGAACTGCACCTGCGACTTGCTGCCACTCAAGGCCTGGCTAGACACCATCACCGTGTTTGTGGGTGAGATAGTCTGTGAAACCCCCTTCAGGCTTCATGGGAAAGATGTGACCCAGCTCACCAGGCAAGATCTCTGCCCTAGGAAAAGTTCCAGTGATCCAAGCCAGAGGGAAAAACACCCTGTCCTCTCAGACCCACACATCTCAAGGCTATCACCCACAGCCAACTCTGCCATCAATCCCACCAGGGCCCCAAAAGCCAGCCGGCCACCCAAAACTAGGAACCGCCCCACCCCCCGTGTCTCCGTGTCAAAAGACAGACAAATATTTGGACCTATAATGGTTTACCAGACAAAGTCTCCTGTGCCCATCAcctgcccagctggctgcaTCTGTACGTCCCAGAGCTCAGACAATGGCCTAAATGTTAACTGCCAAGAGAAAAAGATAAGTAACATCTCCGATCTGCACCCCAGGCCAACCAGTCCAAAGAAACTTTACCTTACCAGTAACTATCTGCAAGTCATTTATAGAACGGATCTCACAGAGTACAGCTCTCTGGATTTGCTACATCTAGGAAATAACAGAATTGCAGTGATACAAGAAGGTGCCTTTACAAACCTCACAAGTTTACGCAGACTTTACCTTAATGGCAATTACCTTGAGGTTCTGTACCGATCCATGtttgaagggctgcacagcctgCAGTATCTCTACCTAGAGTACAATGTCATTAAGGAGATCCTGCCACGCACATTTGATGCTCTGAGTAATCTTCATCTGTTGTTTCTCAATAACAACCTGCTCAGATCCTTGCCTGATAATGTCTTTGGAGGCACTTCCCTCACCAGGCTCAACCTTAGGAACAACCATTTCTCACACCTGCCTGTGAGAGGAGTCTTGGACCAGCTCTCAGCTCTGATTCAGATTGACCTCCAAGAGAACCCTTGGGACTGCACATGTGACATCCTGGGGCTGAGGAACTGGATAGAGAAAGTCACTGACCAGAACAACCAGCAGTCAAATCCCCCTGTAGTTATCAATGAAGTAATATGCGAGTCTCCCACCAAGCACTCTGGAGAGCATCTGAAATTCCTGAGCAAAGAAGCCATCTGCCCAGAGAACCCCAACTTGTCAGATTCTTCTGTCCTCTCCATGAACCAGAACACCGATACGCCCCATCTCGGTGTCTCACCCAGCTCCTACCCAGAATTACACACTGAAGTTCCGCTGTCTGTCCTAATTTTAGGCTTGCTGgttgtgtttattttgtctgtttgttttggggCAGGTCTATTTGTCTTTGTCCTTAAGCGCCGGAAGGGGGTGCAGAGCATGCCCAGCAGTGCCAACAACGTAGATATAAGTTCATTTCAGCTCCAGTATGGGTCTTACAACACTGAGACCCACGATAAAACTGAAGGACATGTTTATAACTACATTCCCCCTCCTGTTGGACAGATGTGCCAAAACCCAATCTACATGCAAAAGGAAGGGGATCCAGTTGCCTATTACAGGAATCTCCATGAGTTTAGCTATAGCAGTCTTGACCACAAAAAAGAAGACCCCACCAGTCTTGCATTTACCATCAGTGCAGCTGAATTGCTGGAAAAGCAGTCCTCACCAAGGGAACCAGAGCTCCTGTATCAAAATATTGCAGAAAGGGTCAAGGAACTCCCCACCGGAGGATTAGTTCATTATAACTTTTGTACCTTACCCAAAAGGCAGTTTGCCCCTTCATATGAATCCAGACgccaaaaccaggacaggataaataaaactgttttataTGGAactccaaggaaatattttgcagaacAGTCTAAACCTGAGCATCCTTTACTCCAAGGAAAGCTACAAACAGAACCAGACTACCTCGAagttctggaaaaacaaactgCAATCAGTCAGCTGTGA